The following are encoded together in the Halopseudomonas salegens genome:
- a CDS encoding F0F1 ATP synthase subunit I, with protein MDARTPNRTPFHRWPGFPVLKWQALLTIGIALALWLFQGPVAGYSGLLGGLIALVPNAYFVFRVFRYSGARSTRAIVSEMFSGEAGKLILTAALFVLVLMSIDPLGVELLFAVYLVILAVGASALLIVSRFPKY; from the coding sequence ATGGACGCCAGAACGCCCAATCGTACCCCTTTCCACCGCTGGCCTGGCTTTCCGGTATTGAAGTGGCAAGCCCTGTTGACCATCGGGATTGCTCTGGCTCTGTGGTTATTCCAGGGTCCGGTAGCCGGATATTCCGGTCTGTTGGGTGGACTTATTGCTTTGGTCCCCAACGCCTATTTTGTCTTTCGGGTGTTCCGTTACAGTGGAGCCCGGTCGACGCGGGCCATCGTCAGCGAAATGTTTTCGGGCGAGGCCGGCAAACTGATTTTGACCGCCGCACTTTTCGTGTTGGTGTTGATGAGCATAGATCCGCTTGGGGTAGAGCTTCTGTTTGCGGTTTACCTCGTGATTCTGGCCGTTGGAGCCAGTGCTCTGCTCATCGTCAGCAGGTTTCCAAAGTATTAG
- a CDS encoding ParB/RepB/Spo0J family partition protein: MAAKKRGLGRGLDALLGQSTAQHGEHDGELQQDHLLKDLPVDLIQRGKYQPRRDMDPQALEELAESIKVQGVMQPIVVRPIGGGRYEIIAGERRWRATQQAGLDHIPAVIREVTDEAAIAMALIENIQREDLNPIEEAMALYRLQQEFELTQQQVANAVGKSRVSITNLLRLMALPDDVKLLLERGDIEMGHARALLGLPQDEQTAAARQVVAKGLTVRQTEALVRQLLKPRQVQPNQRPDPNIENLQTDLSERLGAEVKIQHGARGKGKLVISYSSLDELDGVLAHIK, encoded by the coding sequence ATGGCGGCCAAGAAACGTGGCTTGGGACGAGGATTGGATGCCTTGCTGGGACAGAGCACTGCCCAGCACGGTGAACACGACGGTGAGTTGCAGCAGGATCATCTGCTCAAGGACTTGCCGGTTGATCTGATTCAGCGCGGCAAGTACCAGCCCCGCCGGGACATGGATCCACAGGCGTTGGAAGAACTGGCTGAATCGATCAAGGTCCAGGGCGTGATGCAACCGATCGTGGTACGTCCGATTGGCGGCGGTCGCTACGAAATCATTGCTGGTGAGCGTCGCTGGCGCGCGACCCAACAGGCTGGTCTTGATCATATCCCGGCAGTGATCCGGGAAGTCACCGATGAAGCGGCCATTGCCATGGCGCTGATCGAGAATATCCAGCGCGAAGACCTCAATCCTATTGAGGAAGCCATGGCGCTCTATCGTTTGCAGCAGGAATTCGAATTGACCCAGCAACAGGTCGCCAATGCGGTAGGCAAGTCGCGCGTCAGCATTACCAACCTGTTGCGCTTGATGGCGCTACCTGACGACGTCAAACTCCTGCTTGAGCGGGGCGATATCGAAATGGGCCATGCCCGTGCCTTGCTCGGGTTGCCGCAGGATGAGCAGACTGCGGCCGCTCGTCAGGTGGTGGCTAAAGGCTTGACCGTTCGGCAAACCGAAGCCCTGGTGCGACAATTGCTCAAGCCGCGGCAGGTGCAGCCCAACCAACGTCCCGATCCGAACATTGAAAATCTGCAGACCGACCTCTCCGAGCGTCTGGGTGCCGAAGTGAAAATTCAACATGGCGCGCGTGGAAAAGGCAAGCTGGTGATCAGCTATAGCTCGCTGGATGAACTGGATGGGGTATTGGCACATATCAAATAA
- the atpA gene encoding F0F1 ATP synthase subunit alpha, with protein sequence MQQLNPSEISEIIKKRIDKLDVTSQARNVGTVVSVSDGIVRIHGLADVMYGEMIEFPGGVYGMALNLEQDSVGSVILGDYLGLAEGMTAKCTGRILEVPVGPELLGRVVDALGNPLDGKGTIDAKETDAVEKVAPGVIWRKSVDQPVQTGYKSVDAMIPIGRGQRELIIGDRQTGKTAMAIDAIINQKSSGIKCIYVAVGQKQSTIASVVRKLEEHDAMAHTIVVAASASDPASLQFLAPYSGCTMGEYFRDRGEDALIIFDDLSKQAVAYRQISLLLRRPPGREAYPGDVFYLHSRLLERASRVSEDWVEKLTNGEVKGKTGSLTALPIIETQAGDVSAFVPTNVISITDGQIFLESNLFNAGVRPAVNAGVSVSRVGGSAQTKIIKKLSGGIRTALAQYRELAAFAQFASDLDEATRKQLEHGQRVTELMKQDQYAPMSIAEMAISIFSAEKGFLTDVEMNKIGAFEKALLAYFKRDHADLLAKINEKGDYNDEIEAGIKSGIENFKATQSW encoded by the coding sequence ATGCAGCAATTGAATCCTTCCGAAATTAGCGAAATTATCAAGAAGCGCATCGATAAACTCGATGTCACTTCTCAAGCTCGCAATGTCGGTACTGTCGTCAGTGTATCTGACGGTATTGTCCGTATCCACGGCCTGGCCGATGTGATGTACGGTGAAATGATCGAGTTTCCCGGTGGTGTCTATGGTATGGCACTTAACCTGGAGCAGGACTCGGTCGGTTCGGTAATTCTCGGTGACTACCTCGGCCTGGCCGAAGGCATGACCGCCAAGTGTACCGGTCGCATTCTCGAAGTACCTGTTGGTCCTGAGTTGTTGGGTCGTGTTGTTGACGCCCTGGGCAACCCGCTGGACGGCAAGGGCACAATCGATGCAAAAGAAACTGATGCGGTCGAGAAAGTTGCCCCGGGTGTGATCTGGCGTAAGTCGGTCGACCAGCCGGTACAGACCGGTTACAAGTCGGTTGACGCGATGATCCCGATCGGTCGTGGTCAGCGTGAGCTGATCATTGGTGACCGCCAGACCGGTAAGACGGCGATGGCGATCGATGCGATCATCAACCAGAAGAGTTCCGGCATCAAATGTATCTATGTTGCGGTTGGTCAGAAGCAATCGACCATTGCCAGCGTGGTACGCAAGCTGGAAGAGCACGATGCGATGGCGCACACCATCGTGGTGGCTGCTTCTGCCTCTGATCCGGCTTCCCTGCAGTTCCTGGCGCCGTACTCCGGCTGCACCATGGGTGAGTATTTCCGTGACCGTGGTGAAGACGCGCTGATCATCTTTGATGACCTCTCCAAGCAGGCCGTGGCTTATCGCCAGATATCCCTGCTGCTGCGTCGTCCGCCGGGTCGTGAAGCCTATCCGGGTGACGTCTTCTATCTCCACAGTCGTCTGCTTGAGCGCGCATCTCGCGTGTCGGAAGACTGGGTAGAGAAGCTGACCAATGGTGAAGTGAAAGGCAAGACCGGTTCTTTGACCGCTCTGCCTATCATTGAAACCCAGGCCGGTGACGTCTCTGCTTTCGTACCGACCAACGTGATCTCGATCACCGATGGTCAGATCTTCCTGGAATCGAACCTGTTCAACGCCGGTGTCCGCCCAGCGGTCAACGCCGGTGTATCCGTATCCCGGGTAGGTGGTTCGGCGCAGACCAAGATCATCAAGAAGCTGTCCGGTGGTATTCGTACCGCGCTGGCTCAGTATCGTGAACTGGCGGCCTTCGCCCAGTTTGCTTCGGACCTCGATGAGGCGACCCGCAAGCAGCTGGAACACGGTCAACGGGTTACCGAGCTGATGAAGCAGGACCAGTATGCGCCGATGTCGATTGCCGAAATGGCGATCAGCATCTTCTCTGCTGAGAAAGGCTTCCTGACCGACGTCGAGATGAACAAGATCGGCGCCTTCGAGAAAGCTCTGCTCGCTTACTTCAAGCGTGATCACGCCGATTTGTTGGCCAAGATCAACGAGAAGGGCGACTACAACGACGAGATCGAAGCCGGTATCAAGTCTGGCATCGAGAACTTCAAGGCAACCCAAAGCTGGTAA
- a CDS encoding F0F1 ATP synthase subunit B, producing the protein MNINLTLFGQTIAFAIFVWFCMKFVWPPITAAMAERQKKIAEGLDAAGRAQRDLSLAQDKAADTLRETKEQATQILDKANKNANQIIEEAKLQARSEGERLIESAKAEIDQEINRAKEQLRAQVAELAVKGAEHILESEIDSKAHSELVNKLASQL; encoded by the coding sequence GTGAACATTAATCTGACGTTATTTGGTCAAACGATTGCCTTCGCTATTTTTGTCTGGTTTTGCATGAAGTTTGTCTGGCCGCCGATTACGGCAGCCATGGCAGAGCGCCAGAAAAAAATTGCTGAAGGACTGGACGCAGCCGGCCGCGCCCAGCGTGACCTGAGTCTTGCTCAGGATAAGGCTGCAGATACTCTGCGCGAGACCAAGGAACAGGCGACCCAGATTCTGGACAAGGCGAACAAAAACGCCAACCAGATTATTGAGGAAGCCAAGCTACAGGCTCGTTCCGAAGGTGAGCGTCTGATCGAGTCAGCGAAAGCTGAAATCGACCAGGAGATCAACCGCGCCAAAGAACAACTCCGTGCCCAGGTTGCCGAATTGGCGGTCAAGGGTGCCGAGCACATTCTGGAATCGGAAATCGACTCCAAGGCCCATAGTGAGCTGGTCAACAAACTGGCCTCACAACTCTAA
- the atpB gene encoding F0F1 ATP synthase subunit A has product MASTSAEYIQHHLQNLTFGKLPEGYERYDGSVMQETAWTFAKSGSEAADMGFMAFHVDTLGWSILMGVIFLGLFRMVARKMNPDAPSGLQNLVEMSVEFVQNMVKDTFHGRSPVIAPLALTIFVWILLMNSLKWVPVDYIPQLATLFGVHVLGMEPHQVYFKIVPTADPNGTFGLSIGVFFLIIFYSIKIKGAGGFAKELSFTPFNHWLAIPFNLFLEILGLLTKPLSLALRLFGNMYAGEVVFILIALLPFYLQWILNVPWAIFHILVIPLQAFIFMVLTIVYLSAAHEDH; this is encoded by the coding sequence ATGGCGAGCACATCAGCAGAATACATTCAGCACCATTTGCAAAATCTGACCTTTGGCAAATTGCCAGAGGGGTACGAACGCTACGACGGTTCTGTCATGCAGGAAACTGCCTGGACTTTCGCCAAGAGTGGTAGCGAAGCCGCTGATATGGGATTCATGGCTTTTCACGTCGATACGCTTGGCTGGTCTATCCTGATGGGTGTTATTTTCCTTGGTCTGTTCCGCATGGTCGCGCGGAAAATGAACCCTGACGCACCAAGTGGTCTACAAAATCTGGTGGAAATGAGCGTCGAGTTTGTACAGAACATGGTCAAGGATACCTTCCACGGCAGAAGCCCGGTGATTGCTCCGCTTGCCTTGACGATTTTTGTCTGGATCCTGTTGATGAACTCGCTGAAGTGGGTTCCAGTTGACTACATTCCTCAGCTGGCAACTCTCTTCGGGGTGCATGTTCTGGGCATGGAGCCACATCAAGTTTATTTCAAGATTGTCCCGACAGCGGATCCAAACGGCACATTCGGGCTTTCGATCGGCGTTTTCTTTCTGATTATTTTCTACAGTATCAAGATCAAGGGTGCAGGCGGTTTCGCCAAAGAGCTTTCCTTTACGCCCTTCAATCATTGGCTGGCGATACCTTTCAACCTGTTTCTGGAAATTCTCGGTTTGCTGACCAAGCCGCTGAGCCTGGCCTTGCGTCTTTTCGGCAATATGTACGCCGGTGAAGTGGTCTTTATCCTGATTGCGTTGCTGCCTTTCTATTTGCAGTGGATTCTGAATGTACCATGGGCTATTTTCCACATTCTGGTGATCCCGCTGCAGGCCTTTATCTTCATGGTGCTTACGATCGTGTATCTGAGTGCTGCGCATGAGGACCACTGA
- a CDS encoding F0F1 ATP synthase subunit delta, with protein MATINTLARPYAKAAFEHASDAHALDAWSSMLALASAAMVDPDIAERVRNPGLTRTRKADDLLMVCEGHIDAGFGNFIRTLADHDRLPLIPVIAELFEQHKAEHDRSIAVEVESAFELSEDQQKTLITALSKRLDRAVTPQVKINPALIGGVVLRAGDMVIDGSVRGKLEKLAEALKS; from the coding sequence ATGGCTACAATCAATACGCTAGCTCGGCCTTATGCCAAAGCCGCATTCGAACATGCCTCTGATGCTCATGCTCTGGATGCCTGGTCAAGCATGTTGGCCTTGGCCAGTGCTGCAATGGTCGATCCCGACATTGCTGAAAGGGTGCGTAATCCAGGTTTGACGCGGACGCGCAAGGCCGACGACCTGCTCATGGTGTGTGAAGGTCATATTGATGCAGGGTTTGGAAATTTTATCCGAACTTTGGCTGATCATGATCGTCTGCCCTTGATCCCGGTTATCGCCGAGCTTTTTGAGCAGCACAAGGCGGAGCATGATCGAAGCATTGCAGTCGAAGTCGAAAGTGCTTTCGAGCTGAGCGAAGATCAACAGAAAACGCTGATAACCGCACTTTCCAAGCGGTTGGACCGAGCAGTGACCCCGCAGGTGAAGATCAACCCCGCGCTGATTGGCGGTGTGGTCCTTCGGGCGGGTGACATGGTTATCGATGGTTCGGTCCGCGGCAAGCTGGAAAAGCTTGCCGAGGCGTTGAAATCCTGA
- a CDS encoding ParA family protein: protein MGKVLAIANQKGGVGKTTTSINLAASLAATKRKVLLIDLDPQGNATMGSGIDKSELDNSVYELLTGRSDYARTVLASEHGGYDLLPANGDLTAAEVELLDIKMKESRLRYALTNVRDKYDYIIIDCPPSLNMLTVNGLVAADGVIIPMQCEYYALEGLSALITTINRITSVLNPGLQIEGLLRTMYDPRNSLTQDVSAQLSQHFAEQLYQTVIPRNVRLAEAPSFGMPALVYDKQSRGAVAYLAMAGELIRRSKQAAGKQQPAPVTD from the coding sequence GTGGGCAAGGTATTGGCCATAGCCAACCAGAAAGGCGGTGTCGGCAAGACAACCACCAGTATCAATCTGGCCGCTTCACTGGCTGCCACCAAGCGCAAGGTACTGCTGATTGACCTGGACCCCCAGGGCAACGCGACCATGGGCAGCGGCATTGACAAGAGTGAGCTGGACAACTCGGTGTATGAGTTGCTTACCGGGCGCAGTGATTATGCCCGGACAGTGCTGGCTTCCGAACATGGCGGTTATGACTTGCTGCCGGCCAATGGCGACCTGACAGCCGCTGAAGTCGAACTGCTTGATATCAAGATGAAAGAAAGCCGTTTGCGCTATGCGCTGACCAATGTGCGCGATAAATATGATTACATCATTATCGACTGCCCCCCTTCGCTGAATATGCTTACCGTCAATGGTCTGGTTGCCGCCGATGGCGTCATCATTCCCATGCAGTGTGAGTATTACGCGCTGGAAGGCCTCTCGGCACTGATCACCACGATCAACCGCATTACCAGTGTGTTGAATCCCGGCTTGCAGATCGAGGGATTGCTGCGCACCATGTACGATCCGCGCAACAGTCTGACCCAGGATGTCTCGGCCCAGCTTAGCCAGCACTTTGCCGAGCAGCTGTATCAGACCGTGATTCCGCGTAATGTGCGCCTGGCTGAGGCCCCCAGTTTCGGCATGCCGGCACTGGTCTATGACAAACAGTCACGTGGCGCGGTGGCCTATCTGGCCATGGCCGGTGAATTGATTCGACGCAGCAAGCAGGCTGCCGGCAAACAGCAGCCGGCCCCGGTTACCGATTAA
- the rsmG gene encoding 16S rRNA (guanine(527)-N(7))-methyltransferase RsmG: MTDHARELRQGASQLGLSLSDTQVEQLLAYMGLLNKWNKAYNLTAVRNPDEMVSRHLLDSLSILPFVEAGNWLDVGSGGGMPGLILAIMQPESSFTLLDSNGKKTRFLTQAKIELQLQNLTVVNTRVEAFSPEQPFDGIVSRAFSALSDFVQLTRHLGKPATRWLAMKGQYPADELAALPVDFQLLASHALQVPGCQGSRHLLILQRQTDEQNA; this comes from the coding sequence ATGACTGATCATGCGAGGGAGTTGCGTCAGGGCGCGAGCCAGCTCGGACTCAGTCTGAGCGACACACAGGTTGAACAGCTGTTGGCATACATGGGTCTGCTGAACAAGTGGAACAAGGCCTACAACCTCACCGCAGTGCGTAATCCGGATGAAATGGTCAGTCGCCATTTACTCGACAGCCTGAGCATTCTGCCCTTTGTCGAAGCGGGAAACTGGCTGGATGTGGGTAGCGGTGGGGGCATGCCCGGGTTGATTTTGGCCATTATGCAGCCGGAATCCAGTTTTACCCTGCTCGACAGTAATGGCAAGAAAACCCGCTTTCTGACCCAGGCAAAAATTGAGCTGCAGCTGCAAAACCTCACTGTAGTGAATACCCGGGTTGAAGCCTTTAGCCCTGAACAGCCATTCGATGGTATTGTTTCTCGAGCCTTCAGCGCGCTGAGTGATTTTGTCCAGCTGACACGCCATCTGGGTAAACCCGCTACGCGTTGGCTGGCAATGAAAGGGCAATATCCCGCCGATGAATTGGCCGCCCTGCCGGTAGATTTTCAGCTGCTCGCCAGTCATGCCTTGCAGGTACCGGGTTGCCAGGGCAGCCGGCATCTGTTGATACTGCAACGTCAGACGGACGAGCAGAACGCATAG
- the atpG gene encoding F0F1 ATP synthase subunit gamma: MAGAKEIRTKIASIKSTQKITSAMEKVAVSKMRKAQQRMTASRPYAERIRQVIGHLANANPEYKHSFMQERTVKRVGYIVVSTDRGLCGGLNTNLFKALVQNMKEWRDQSVETDLCVIGSKGASFFRSFGGNVVAAISNLGEAPALNDLIGSIKVMLDGYHEGRIDRLYLVSNGFVNTMVQQPKVEQMIPLVPTSKEELQGHWDYVYEPDAQMLLDGLLTRYIESQVYQSVIENNACEQAARMIAMKSATDNAGELIDNLQLIYNKARQSAITQEISEIVGGAAAV, translated from the coding sequence ATGGCAGGCGCAAAAGAGATTCGCACCAAGATTGCGAGTATTAAAAGTACGCAGAAGATCACCAGCGCGATGGAAAAGGTCGCGGTCAGTAAAATGCGCAAGGCACAACAGCGCATGACCGCCAGCCGTCCCTACGCTGAGCGTATTCGCCAGGTAATTGGCCATCTGGCCAACGCCAACCCCGAGTACAAGCACTCCTTCATGCAGGAGCGCACGGTCAAACGGGTCGGCTACATCGTGGTGAGTACCGATCGTGGTCTCTGTGGTGGTCTGAACACTAATCTGTTCAAGGCCCTGGTTCAGAACATGAAGGAATGGCGCGATCAGAGTGTTGAAACCGACCTCTGTGTGATCGGTAGCAAGGGCGCCAGCTTCTTCCGCAGCTTTGGCGGCAATGTGGTAGCCGCGATCAGTAATCTGGGTGAAGCACCGGCCCTGAATGACCTGATCGGCAGCATCAAGGTGATGCTCGACGGTTACCATGAAGGCCGTATCGATCGCTTGTATCTGGTATCCAACGGGTTTGTGAATACCATGGTTCAGCAGCCCAAGGTCGAGCAGATGATTCCCCTGGTTCCGACCAGCAAGGAAGAGCTGCAGGGCCATTGGGATTATGTCTATGAGCCGGATGCCCAGATGCTGCTGGATGGTCTGTTGACCCGTTATATCGAGTCGCAGGTATACCAGTCAGTGATCGAAAACAATGCTTGCGAACAAGCGGCCCGGATGATCGCGATGAAAAGCGCGACTGACAACGCCGGTGAGCTCATCGACAACTTGCAGCTCATCTACAACAAGGCACGTCAGTCGGCGATCACCCAGGAAATTTCGGAAATCGTTGGCGGCGCCGCCGCGGTTTAA
- the glmU gene encoding bifunctional UDP-N-acetylglucosamine diphosphorylase/glucosamine-1-phosphate N-acetyltransferase GlmU, translating into MNLHVVILAAGQGTRMRSALPKVLHPIAGKPMLAHVLDCARAMQPARIHVVIGHGAERVREQLAAADINWVVQAEQLGTGHAVAQALPQLIGADQVLVLYGDVPLLKPSTLQKLSEQAGSAALGLLTVKMRDPTGYGRIVRDIAGRVQSIVEQKDADAEQLQIREGNTGIMALPGSQVNNWLSSLSSDNAQGEYYLTDVVALAVDQGIAVEVAHAADEEEVLGANNRQQLATLERIYQGRQAERLMAAGVTLADPARLDVRGEVSVGQDISIDVNVVLEGKIVLANDVVIGPNCVLKDCVIGAGSVIRSFSHIEGAELAEHCEVGPYARLRPGTSLASEARIGNFVETKKAVIGPGAKINHLSYVGDASVGARANVGAGTITCNYDGVNKHHTHIGANAFIGSNTALVAPVNVGDGATTAAGSVINQDVPETALGVARARQRNISGWKRPVKPAN; encoded by the coding sequence ATGAATCTGCACGTCGTCATTCTTGCTGCCGGCCAGGGCACACGTATGCGCTCGGCATTGCCAAAGGTATTGCACCCGATAGCGGGCAAGCCGATGCTTGCGCATGTGCTGGATTGTGCGCGGGCCATGCAACCGGCCCGGATTCATGTGGTGATCGGACATGGTGCCGAGAGGGTTCGTGAGCAGTTGGCAGCAGCGGATATCAACTGGGTAGTCCAGGCCGAACAATTGGGTACCGGGCATGCTGTGGCTCAGGCTTTGCCGCAATTGATCGGGGCTGATCAGGTACTGGTTCTCTATGGTGATGTGCCCTTGCTGAAACCGTCTACGCTGCAGAAGCTCAGTGAACAGGCCGGATCAGCTGCGCTGGGATTGCTGACCGTAAAGATGCGCGACCCCACCGGTTATGGGCGGATCGTGCGCGATATCGCAGGCCGTGTTCAGTCGATCGTCGAGCAGAAGGATGCCGATGCAGAGCAGTTGCAGATCCGCGAAGGCAATACCGGCATCATGGCGTTGCCGGGCAGTCAGGTGAATAACTGGTTAAGCAGCCTGTCCAGCGATAATGCGCAAGGTGAATACTATCTGACTGATGTGGTGGCCCTGGCGGTAGACCAGGGGATAGCGGTTGAAGTTGCCCATGCAGCTGATGAAGAAGAAGTGCTGGGAGCCAATAACCGGCAGCAACTGGCGACTCTCGAGCGAATCTATCAAGGTCGTCAGGCCGAACGTCTGATGGCAGCGGGGGTGACATTGGCAGATCCGGCGCGACTGGATGTGCGCGGAGAGGTAAGCGTTGGCCAGGATATCAGTATCGACGTCAATGTCGTGCTGGAGGGCAAGATTGTACTGGCGAATGATGTTGTTATTGGCCCGAATTGCGTGCTGAAGGATTGTGTTATCGGCGCTGGCTCGGTGATCAGGTCCTTTAGCCATATCGAAGGCGCCGAGTTGGCCGAGCATTGTGAAGTCGGCCCTTACGCGCGCTTGCGACCAGGTACCAGTCTGGCCAGTGAGGCCAGAATCGGTAATTTTGTGGAAACCAAGAAGGCGGTTATTGGTCCGGGTGCCAAGATCAATCATCTGTCCTATGTGGGAGATGCCAGTGTGGGTGCCCGGGCCAATGTGGGCGCCGGTACCATTACCTGCAACTACGACGGGGTGAACAAACACCATACGCATATCGGCGCCAACGCCTTTATTGGCTCGAACACTGCCCTGGTAGCGCCGGTCAATGTGGGTGATGGGGCTACTACGGCAGCGGGATCAGTGATCAATCAGGATGTACCGGAAACGGCTCTGGGTGTTGCCCGCGCCCGCCAACGCAATATCAGTGGCTGGAAGCGTCCGGTCAAACCGGCGAATTAG
- a CDS encoding F0F1 ATP synthase subunit epsilon, with translation MAMTVHCDIVSAEEELFSGLVEMVVAHGNMGDLGILPGHTPLLTDLKPGPVRVIRQDGSEEVYYISGGYIEVQPSMVKVLADTAIRAGDIDEAAAVEAKKAAEKALNEKGAEFDYGSASARLAEAAAQLRTVQEMRKKYGGPPLNNR, from the coding sequence ATGGCTATGACAGTGCACTGCGATATTGTTAGCGCGGAAGAAGAGCTGTTCTCCGGCCTGGTCGAAATGGTTGTGGCCCATGGCAACATGGGTGATCTGGGTATTCTGCCCGGTCACACGCCACTGCTGACCGACCTCAAGCCGGGCCCGGTTCGGGTGATTCGTCAGGATGGCAGCGAAGAGGTGTATTACATCTCGGGTGGCTATATTGAAGTTCAGCCGAGCATGGTCAAGGTGCTTGCCGACACGGCTATCCGTGCCGGTGACATTGACGAAGCAGCTGCTGTGGAAGCAAAGAAAGCCGCAGAGAAAGCCCTCAACGAGAAAGGCGCCGAGTTTGACTACGGTTCGGCCTCCGCCCGTCTCGCCGAGGCCGCAGCCCAGCTGCGGACCGTGCAGGAAATGCGCAAGAAGTATGGTGGACCGCCGCTTAACAACCGGTAA
- the atpD gene encoding F0F1 ATP synthase subunit beta — MSSGRIVQIIGAVIDVEFSREDVPKIYDALQVEGHEDLTLEVQQQLGDGVVRAIAMGTTEGLKRGINVSNSGSAISVPVGIKTLGRIMDVLGRPIDEAGPIGEEERWEIHRKAPSYSEQAGSNELLETGIKVIDLMCPFAKGGKVGLFGGAGVGKTVNMMELIRNIAIEHSGYSVFAGVGERTREGNDFYHEMKDSNVLDKVALVYGQMNEPPGNRLRVALTGLTMAEKFRDEGRDVLLFIDNIYRYTLAGTEVSALLGRMPSAVGYQPTLAEEMGVLQERITSTKTGSITSIQAVYVPADDLTDPSPATTFAHLDATVVLSRDIASLGIYPAVDPLDSTSRQLDPLIIGQEHYDIARNVQYVLQRYKELKDIIAILGMDELSEEDKQLVARARKMQRFLSQPFFVAEVFTGAPGKYVSLKDTIRAFQGILNGDYDHLPEQAFYMVGTIDEAIEKAKKM, encoded by the coding sequence ATGAGTAGCGGACGTATCGTTCAAATCATCGGCGCCGTCATCGACGTGGAATTTTCCCGCGAAGACGTGCCGAAGATCTATGACGCGCTGCAGGTGGAAGGTCATGAAGACCTCACACTCGAAGTGCAACAGCAATTGGGTGACGGCGTAGTACGCGCCATTGCCATGGGTACTACCGAAGGCCTCAAGCGTGGCATCAATGTCAGCAACTCGGGCAGTGCCATCAGCGTTCCGGTCGGCATCAAGACCCTGGGTCGCATCATGGACGTCCTCGGTCGTCCGATTGATGAGGCTGGCCCCATCGGTGAGGAAGAGCGCTGGGAAATCCACCGTAAAGCCCCTTCCTATTCCGAGCAGGCAGGCTCCAACGAGCTGCTGGAAACCGGTATTAAGGTCATCGACTTGATGTGTCCTTTCGCCAAGGGCGGTAAGGTCGGTCTGTTCGGTGGTGCCGGTGTGGGTAAAACGGTCAACATGATGGAGCTGATCCGTAACATCGCCATCGAGCACAGCGGTTATTCCGTATTTGCCGGTGTGGGTGAGCGGACGCGGGAAGGTAACGACTTCTATCACGAGATGAAAGACTCCAACGTACTGGACAAGGTAGCCCTGGTGTACGGTCAGATGAACGAGCCGCCGGGAAACCGTCTGCGCGTGGCACTGACTGGCCTGACCATGGCCGAGAAGTTCCGTGACGAAGGTCGTGACGTACTGTTGTTCATCGACAACATCTACCGTTACACGCTGGCCGGTACTGAAGTATCCGCACTGCTGGGCCGTATGCCTTCAGCGGTAGGTTACCAGCCGACGTTGGCCGAGGAGATGGGTGTTCTGCAGGAGCGTATCACCTCGACCAAGACAGGTTCGATCACCTCTATCCAGGCGGTATACGTACCGGCGGATGACTTGACTGACCCGTCGCCAGCCACCACCTTCGCCCACCTGGATGCGACCGTGGTACTGTCCCGTGATATTGCTTCACTGGGTATCTACCCGGCAGTAGATCCGCTGGATTCCACCAGCCGTCAGCTGGATCCGCTGATCATCGGTCAGGAGCACTATGACATCGCCCGTAACGTGCAATATGTCCTGCAGCGCTACAAAGAGCTGAAAGACATCATCGCCATTCTGGGTATGGACGAACTGTCCGAAGAAGACAAGCAACTGGTAGCCCGCGCACGTAAGATGCAGCGCTTCCTGTCGCAGCCGTTCTTCGTGGCCGAAGTCTTTACCGGTGCGCCCGGTAAGTATGTGTCCTTGAAAGATACCATTCGTGCCTTCCAGGGCATCCTCAATGGCGACTATGACCACCTGCCCGAGCAGGCGTTCTACATGGTCGGGACCATTGATGAAGCGATCGAGAAAGCGAAGAAAATGTAA
- the atpE gene encoding F0F1 ATP synthase subunit C — translation MELVIIAASIMIGLGALGTGIGFALLGGKLLESTARQPELGPQLQTKTFLMAGLLDAVPMIGVGIAMYLIFVVAPGMAG, via the coding sequence ATGGAACTCGTAATCATCGCCGCCTCTATCATGATCGGTCTGGGCGCTCTGGGTACTGGCATCGGCTTCGCCCTGTTGGGTGGCAAACTGCTTGAGTCTACTGCTCGCCAGCCGGAATTGGGGCCACAGCTGCAAACCAAGACTTTCCTGATGGCTGGTCTGCTTGACGCTGTTCCCATGATTGGTGTTGGTATTGCGATGTACCTGATTTTCGTTGTCGCCCCCGGCATGGCTGGTTGA